From Leptospira venezuelensis, a single genomic window includes:
- a CDS encoding LIC14007 family protein: MKVYSADRVPNSADYNLYVTEGSAKTRLSLFEPDLPGYLELAENDKVLKSLAYTVLLNYTQDREFALRNTNRFLNFLSDIVHRDSWFFLANRVEQFIKDVENFGVEISYDF, encoded by the coding sequence ATGAAAGTATACTCAGCCGACAGAGTGCCGAACTCAGCAGATTATAATTTGTACGTAACCGAAGGGAGCGCAAAGACTAGGCTCAGTTTATTCGAGCCTGATCTTCCTGGGTACTTAGAATTAGCTGAAAATGATAAAGTTCTAAAGTCTTTGGCATATACAGTTCTTCTAAACTACACCCAGGATAGGGAATTTGCTCTTAGGAATACAAATCGATTCCTGAATTTTCTAAGTGATATTGTTCATCGTGATTCTTGGTTCTTTTTAGCCAATCGAGTTGAACAGTTTATTAAGGATGTAGAGAATTTCGGAGTCGAAATTTCCTACGACTTTTGA
- a CDS encoding FKBP-type peptidyl-prolyl cis-trans isomerase — translation MNPRVVTFHYKLTDKEGNEIDSSQGSHPLSYLEGTGQIIAGLEDEIKSMIAGDKKVISVNADKAYGQKNPELVFDVPKSQFPEGEELSVGMMFQTDEPDTVYTITDIKGESVIVDGNHPLAGVDLIFDVQIVNIRIATDEEVSHGHVHGEGGHHHH, via the coding sequence ATGAACCCTAGAGTAGTGACTTTTCACTATAAATTAACAGATAAAGAAGGAAACGAAATCGATTCTTCTCAAGGAAGCCACCCTCTTTCTTATCTGGAAGGAACCGGGCAGATCATTGCCGGTCTTGAAGACGAAATTAAAAGTATGATTGCTGGAGACAAAAAAGTAATCTCCGTAAATGCAGATAAGGCTTATGGCCAAAAAAATCCTGAATTAGTTTTTGATGTGCCTAAAAGCCAATTCCCTGAAGGGGAAGAATTAAGTGTTGGAATGATGTTCCAGACTGACGAGCCGGATACTGTTTATACGATTACCGATATCAAGGGAGAATCAGTGATTGTAGACGGAAACCATCCTTTAGCGGGAGTAGATCTGATTTTTGATGTTCAAATCGTTAATATCAGAATAGCAACCGACGAGGAAGTGAGTCATGGACATGTTCATGGTGAGGGGGGACATCACCACCACTAA
- a CDS encoding ATP-dependent helicase produces the protein MASLESLNEKQKEAIETLNGPVLVIAGAGTGKTKTIVHRLSNLVESGIPAENILLLTFTRKASKEMLSRAVSLLDKRCARVHGGTFHSFGSHILRKYAPVLGFSSQFSVLDESDTSDIFQLLRTEGEYAKQKSRFPSNDTLISLHSSIINRGKSLEELLEAEYPKFLDQESAIRKIFQEYAEYKKRRSLLDYDDLLTYTRDLLNKNETVRKKVSEQYKYIMVDEFQDTNQIQAHIACLLALDHENILVVGDDAQSVYSFRGADVNGIFNFPKLFPKTKTIYLERNYRSTPSILNLANVVLANFREKYEKYLYTKNDDFQKPALIGFADELEEAEGIADLILERREDGVPLKDIAVLFRSGWNSNQLELVLSQRNIPFLKFGGKKFVESAHAKDYLSLLKIKENKTDSVSWLRVLLLLPGIGAAKARSILTDLERSGGNLERIVSESKGSTASHLKDLNHLINDSEKDLKKLLGNFIDYYSPLLEKKYDDFKRRLEDLNAFLTLSQKYETLHEFLVDMSLEGPNRSLDKISPEEEDERLVLSTVHSSKGLEFDTVILLNVSEGSFPSGRGEKNIEEERRLFYVGVTRAKKKLVLTYPQISQQKNSQYFNRVSRFIEEIREPEKVLDKSFINKKEEASNPSSSQNIQSQNDSDARKRIREFFGS, from the coding sequence ATGGCGTCCTTAGAGTCACTTAACGAAAAACAAAAGGAAGCTATCGAGACCCTAAACGGCCCGGTTTTAGTAATCGCCGGTGCCGGAACGGGGAAAACAAAAACGATCGTCCACAGACTTTCTAATCTAGTCGAATCTGGCATCCCTGCCGAAAACATCCTACTTCTAACATTTACCAGAAAAGCTTCCAAAGAAATGCTCTCAAGAGCCGTTTCCCTCTTGGACAAACGTTGCGCCCGAGTTCATGGAGGAACATTTCACTCTTTCGGCAGCCATATTCTCAGAAAATATGCACCTGTGCTTGGATTCTCTTCTCAATTTTCTGTTTTAGATGAATCAGATACTTCTGATATATTTCAACTTTTAAGAACAGAAGGAGAATATGCAAAGCAGAAGTCCAGGTTCCCTTCCAATGATACATTAATTTCTCTACATTCATCTATTATCAATCGAGGAAAATCTTTAGAAGAATTACTTGAAGCAGAATATCCAAAGTTTTTGGACCAAGAATCTGCTATTCGTAAAATTTTCCAAGAGTATGCAGAGTATAAGAAGCGGAGATCCTTATTAGATTATGATGATCTGCTGACCTATACAAGAGACCTTCTAAACAAAAATGAGACCGTCCGTAAAAAAGTCTCAGAACAATATAAATACATCATGGTGGACGAGTTCCAGGATACAAATCAGATCCAAGCTCATATCGCTTGCCTGCTCGCTTTAGACCATGAAAATATTTTAGTCGTTGGAGACGATGCACAGAGTGTATACTCCTTCCGAGGGGCCGATGTAAACGGAATATTCAATTTTCCGAAACTATTTCCTAAAACCAAAACGATTTATCTAGAAAGAAATTATAGAAGTACTCCATCTATCTTAAATTTAGCAAACGTAGTTCTGGCTAATTTCAGGGAAAAATACGAAAAGTATTTATATACGAAAAATGATGACTTCCAAAAACCTGCATTGATTGGTTTTGCCGATGAATTAGAAGAGGCAGAAGGAATCGCCGACCTGATCTTAGAAAGGAGAGAAGACGGAGTTCCCTTAAAGGACATCGCGGTTCTTTTTAGATCTGGATGGAATTCAAATCAGTTAGAATTAGTATTGTCTCAGAGAAATATCCCTTTTTTAAAATTTGGAGGCAAAAAATTCGTAGAAAGTGCGCATGCAAAGGACTATCTTTCTCTTCTAAAAATTAAGGAGAATAAAACAGATTCGGTCTCCTGGTTGAGAGTATTGCTACTTCTTCCTGGAATTGGAGCCGCAAAAGCAAGATCCATTTTGACTGATCTCGAAAGATCCGGTGGAAATCTGGAAAGGATCGTTTCAGAATCCAAAGGTTCTACTGCTTCCCACTTAAAAGATTTAAATCATCTAATTAACGATTCTGAAAAAGACTTAAAAAAACTTTTAGGAAACTTCATAGACTACTATTCTCCGCTACTTGAAAAGAAGTATGATGATTTTAAAAGAAGATTAGAAGATCTGAATGCGTTTTTGACTCTTTCCCAAAAATATGAAACATTACACGAATTTTTAGTCGATATGAGTTTAGAAGGTCCTAACAGAAGCCTAGATAAAATTTCTCCGGAGGAAGAAGACGAAAGATTAGTTCTATCTACGGTTCATTCTTCCAAAGGATTAGAATTTGATACTGTTATTCTATTAAATGTATCTGAAGGTTCTTTTCCTTCCGGAAGAGGAGAAAAGAACATAGAGGAAGAAAGAAGATTATTCTATGTGGGAGTTACAAGAGCAAAAAAGAAATTGGTGCTCACCTACCCTCAAATTTCCCAGCAGAAAAATTCTCAATACTTTAATCGGGTTTCCAGATTCATAGAAGAGATCAGGGAACCTGAAAAAGTATTAGATAAAAGTTTTATTAATAAAAAGGAAGAAGCTTCCAATCCTTCTTCTTCCCAAAACATTCAAAGCCAGAATGATTCAGATGCCAGAAAGAGAATTAGAGAGTTTTTCGGTTCCTGA
- a CDS encoding SprT-like domain-containing protein, which produces MPERELESFSVPEPILDRNWEEYLVSIWDTLKIRSRRFKESQVRSVELKFYPYRNGNHSISFYNGVLSAKFHTSLTEAREEIIFSFISLLISKLLGLKPKQVWKEEVAEFLNSLPESRTANSKKLKETGVTYDLKVILEEISSFYFPKMDTKLLSIGWADRLGKRRLGSYEKRNMNIRISPILDHNEVPLYVLEHVVHHEILHHILPTRIKNGHNSIHSPEFKRKEKEYVRYREAINWLKMEYPKFLIKHQREIGHRLRSEFYG; this is translated from the coding sequence ATGCCAGAAAGAGAATTAGAGAGTTTTTCGGTTCCTGAGCCTATTCTAGATAGAAACTGGGAAGAATATCTGGTTTCTATTTGGGATACTTTAAAGATTAGATCTAGGCGTTTTAAAGAAAGCCAAGTCCGATCCGTGGAGCTCAAATTCTATCCTTACAGAAATGGAAATCATTCTATTTCCTTTTATAATGGGGTTCTATCTGCAAAGTTTCACACATCCTTAACCGAGGCAAGAGAAGAGATCATCTTCTCCTTTATTTCGTTACTCATTTCTAAATTGTTAGGACTAAAACCAAAGCAGGTATGGAAAGAAGAAGTTGCAGAATTCCTAAATTCACTTCCAGAATCGAGAACGGCAAATTCTAAAAAATTAAAAGAAACCGGTGTCACTTACGATTTAAAGGTAATTTTGGAAGAAATATCTTCTTTCTATTTTCCTAAAATGGATACAAAACTACTATCCATCGGCTGGGCGGATCGCCTCGGAAAGAGGAGATTGGGTAGTTACGAAAAACGGAATATGAATATACGTATAAGCCCTATACTCGACCATAATGAAGTCCCACTTTACGTTCTGGAACATGTGGTTCATCACGAAATTCTACATCATATTCTCCCAACCAGGATCAAAAACGGCCATAACTCGATCCATAGCCCTGAATTCAAACGTAAGGAAAAAGAATACGTTAGATACAGAGAGGCAATAAATTGGTTGAAAATGGAATATCCTAAGTTTCTAATAAAACACCAAAGAGAAATCGGCCATAGGCTTAGATCAGAATTTTACGGATAA
- a CDS encoding YceI family protein, with product MSHIFRFLILLLLSVSSVFSEELKLQESNINFIAIHPFKTVNGKCFGTTVSPMTLTLGQNGLQIPKLIKIEIPISQIKSGDENRDEHIIESLGYPTITNISFISTSITAKDNEWTISGNLTVKGKTKTVKSVATIQKEGQETILSGKFQVLMSDFDVERPSLLFATAKDEVSIEYKFIVRP from the coding sequence GTGTCTCATATTTTTCGTTTTTTAATCTTGTTATTATTAAGTGTTTCTTCGGTTTTTTCGGAAGAATTAAAACTACAAGAATCCAATATCAATTTTATTGCCATCCACCCATTTAAAACAGTGAATGGAAAATGTTTCGGAACTACAGTCAGTCCAATGACATTGACGCTGGGTCAAAACGGTTTACAAATACCAAAACTCATAAAAATTGAGATCCCAATTTCACAAATAAAATCTGGGGATGAGAACAGAGACGAACATATTATAGAATCTCTGGGCTATCCTACAATAACCAATATTAGTTTTATAAGCACCTCCATTACTGCAAAAGATAATGAATGGACAATTTCAGGAAACTTGACTGTAAAAGGAAAAACGAAAACAGTTAAATCCGTGGCGACTATTCAAAAAGAAGGACAAGAAACCATTCTTTCCGGAAAATTCCAAGTTTTAATGAGTGATTTTGATGTGGAAAGACCAAGTCTATTATTTGCGACCGCAAAGGACGAGGTAAGTATAGAATATAAATTTATAGTCCGGCCTTAA
- a CDS encoding VWA containing CoxE family protein, with amino-acid sequence MFFPFFYRLKSSGVPISTVELLDFLKATDALTKDKTFLTLNEFYRISRLCLVKDVKYYDAFDLVFTELFGERGVLKESFRKEMMDWLSTIFENPNKLPPGMISPEELWKEFLDRLQNQKGEHHGGNKWIGTGGSSPFGHSGVNPGGVRIGGEGGGKSAIFQAMERKYKDYRTDEQLDVRQIKIALKKLRNLRKEGIPEFHLPKTVDATCKNAGDPELVFDRTRKNGIKVLLLMDTGGSMTPYAERVSKLFSAAHQMNHFKEFGHYYFHNSIYDSVYPKGDLRYPIPLKNLFRKHKDDTKLIIVGDAYMAPYELLDPAYGFYHSRFRQESKLPEHPESGLDSFKRIKSHFADTIWMNPEPKRYWDAPTIYEIKKVFPMFFLSVDGLEDGIRELLGKR; translated from the coding sequence TTGTTTTTTCCCTTTTTCTACAGGCTGAAGTCATCTGGGGTTCCAATCTCCACTGTGGAACTTTTGGATTTTTTGAAAGCAACTGATGCACTTACAAAAGACAAAACATTCCTAACTTTAAATGAATTTTATAGAATTTCCAGGCTTTGCTTAGTTAAAGATGTTAAATATTACGACGCATTCGATCTTGTATTTACCGAGCTATTCGGAGAAAGAGGAGTGCTCAAAGAATCTTTCCGCAAGGAAATGATGGATTGGCTTTCTACAATATTCGAAAATCCGAATAAACTTCCCCCAGGCATGATCTCACCAGAAGAACTTTGGAAAGAGTTCTTGGACAGGTTACAAAACCAAAAAGGGGAACATCACGGTGGGAACAAATGGATCGGCACAGGTGGCAGTTCTCCTTTTGGTCATTCTGGAGTAAATCCGGGAGGAGTCCGAATTGGTGGAGAAGGTGGGGGAAAATCCGCGATCTTCCAAGCGATGGAAAGAAAGTATAAGGATTATAGAACAGACGAACAGTTAGATGTTCGACAGATTAAGATAGCGCTTAAAAAACTTAGGAATCTAAGAAAGGAAGGTATCCCGGAATTCCATCTTCCTAAAACAGTAGACGCCACTTGCAAAAACGCGGGAGATCCTGAACTTGTATTTGATCGTACTCGAAAGAATGGGATTAAAGTATTACTTTTAATGGATACAGGTGGGAGTATGACTCCTTATGCGGAAAGGGTGAGTAAACTATTTTCTGCTGCTCACCAAATGAATCATTTTAAGGAATTCGGACATTATTATTTTCATAACTCTATTTATGATTCTGTATATCCCAAGGGAGATCTTAGATATCCAATACCCTTAAAAAATCTTTTTAGAAAGCACAAGGATGATACCAAGTTAATCATTGTAGGAGACGCATATATGGCTCCTTATGAACTTTTAGATCCTGCTTACGGATTTTATCATTCCAGATTCAGACAAGAATCCAAACTCCCGGAACATCCTGAATCTGGACTAGACAGCTTTAAAAGGATCAAATCTCATTTTGCTGACACAATCTGGATGAATCCTGAACCAAAAAGATATTGGGATGCTCCTACCATCTACGAAATCAAAAAAGTATTTCCAATGTTTTTTCTGAGTGTAGATGGATTAGAAGACGGAATCCGAGAACTCCTTGGAAAAAGATAA
- a CDS encoding AAA family ATPase — MSEERNKPETYLLSKELEEAVQVAEITARPLLLKGEPGTGKSLLADYLSFKTKKKLYSWHVKSTSLAKEGLYFYDAVSRLNDSRFTEDKEKVRNIENYIRLGALGEAFSATEPSVVLIDEIDKADIEFPNDLLLELDRMEFVIQETGRKIKAINRPLTLITSNNEKELPAAFLRRCIFHYIDFPEPAFMADIVSSHFPKIESSLLKRALESFYVIRTMDDMKKKPGTSELLDWIQILIHMGAKLTEDAKIPYIGALVKNEEDLKLFR, encoded by the coding sequence ATGTCGGAAGAAAGAAATAAGCCCGAAACATACTTACTCTCCAAAGAATTAGAAGAAGCAGTCCAAGTTGCTGAGATTACAGCAAGACCTTTGCTGCTTAAGGGGGAACCAGGTACTGGAAAATCACTTTTAGCAGATTATCTTTCCTTCAAAACCAAGAAGAAATTATATTCATGGCACGTAAAGTCCACCTCTCTTGCAAAGGAAGGTTTATATTTTTATGATGCTGTTTCCAGGCTAAACGATTCCAGATTTACGGAAGATAAGGAGAAGGTCCGTAATATCGAAAATTATATCCGATTGGGCGCTCTTGGAGAAGCATTTTCTGCTACGGAACCTTCTGTAGTATTAATAGATGAGATCGACAAGGCGGATATAGAATTTCCGAATGATCTACTTTTAGAGTTAGATCGAATGGAATTTGTGATCCAAGAAACTGGCCGTAAGATAAAAGCAATCAATAGGCCTTTGACTTTAATTACGTCCAATAACGAAAAAGAACTTCCTGCTGCATTTTTAAGAAGATGTATTTTTCATTATATAGATTTTCCTGAACCGGCATTTATGGCGGACATTGTATCTTCTCATTTTCCTAAGATTGAATCTTCACTTTTGAAAAGAGCACTCGAGTCTTTCTATGTGATCCGAACCATGGATGATATGAAAAAAAAGCCGGGCACTAGCGAACTACTGGATTGGATCCAAATTCTAATCCATATGGGAGCTAAACTCACCGAGGATGCTAAAATCCCTTATATAGGTGCACTTGTGAAAAATGAAGAGGATCTGAAATTGTTCAGATAA
- a CDS encoding TldD/PmbA family protein, producing the protein MDLEQAAGFVLEEGKRYGIDSFDLIATDSEDIGIEVFKGRIVSTETSRSRGVGIRVLNNSRPGYSYSERFSKEALSQMVRDAMDQTEITDPLDMELPEPKPLAEVDLKHYNPALDKLDFAWMRELGLALDQASWESDKRVENVPHVGVGKSSTQSLIANSKGVFVKKESNVAYLGTGLVVADGDIKKMGSYYRSGRDISQFDPSYIAKEAAYRGTELLGAKPLPSGVYTIVLGNRISPQIFGMFSSPYFADAVQKGSSRLVGKMGNEVASPILSIYCEAHTPDYPGSRLVDAEGIPTSARTKVLENGVLKSYLYNLESAKKDNVLPTGHGVRSYSGRAGTSFSNMIVPLGTKTKDELLSSDTHCIFVTKLEGGAGCSAVSGEISIGVQGIYYKNGKPEHAVDRITMNTNYFDLLHKIQGISNEYSDSYSSIKVPDILISEIHVAG; encoded by the coding sequence ATGGATTTGGAGCAAGCTGCCGGATTCGTATTAGAAGAAGGAAAACGTTATGGGATCGATTCTTTCGATCTGATTGCCACTGACTCTGAAGATATTGGGATCGAAGTATTTAAAGGAAGGATTGTTTCCACAGAAACTTCTCGCTCTAGAGGAGTAGGTATTCGAGTTCTGAACAATTCTCGTCCTGGATATTCTTATAGCGAACGTTTTAGTAAAGAAGCTCTTTCTCAAATGGTAAGAGATGCAATGGACCAAACAGAGATCACAGATCCTTTGGACATGGAACTTCCTGAGCCAAAACCATTAGCAGAAGTGGATTTAAAACATTATAATCCTGCTTTGGACAAATTGGATTTTGCATGGATGAGAGAGCTAGGTCTTGCTTTGGATCAAGCTTCCTGGGAATCCGATAAAAGAGTCGAGAATGTTCCTCATGTGGGTGTGGGAAAAAGTTCCACCCAGAGTTTAATCGCAAATTCAAAAGGTGTATTTGTTAAAAAAGAATCCAATGTTGCCTATCTAGGTACAGGTCTTGTCGTAGCTGACGGTGATATTAAGAAAATGGGAAGTTATTACCGATCAGGCAGAGATATTTCCCAATTTGACCCATCTTATATTGCTAAGGAAGCAGCTTACAGAGGAACAGAACTTTTAGGAGCCAAACCTCTGCCGAGCGGGGTGTATACGATCGTTTTAGGAAATCGTATCAGTCCTCAAATATTTGGCATGTTCTCATCTCCCTATTTTGCGGATGCGGTCCAAAAAGGTTCTTCTCGTTTAGTTGGAAAAATGGGGAACGAGGTTGCTTCTCCTATATTAAGTATTTATTGTGAAGCGCATACTCCCGATTATCCAGGTTCCCGCTTAGTAGACGCTGAAGGAATTCCTACATCTGCACGCACCAAGGTATTAGAGAATGGAGTTCTTAAATCCTATCTTTACAATTTAGAATCCGCCAAAAAGGACAATGTATTGCCGACTGGCCATGGGGTTCGTTCTTATTCAGGAAGAGCTGGTACTTCTTTTTCTAATATGATAGTTCCACTTGGTACTAAAACCAAAGACGAATTATTATCATCAGACACTCATTGTATTTTTGTGACTAAGTTGGAAGGTGGAGCAGGTTGTAGTGCAGTTTCCGGAGAAATTTCCATTGGGGTCCAAGGGATTTATTATAAAAATGGAAAGCCGGAACATGCAGTGGATCGTATTACTATGAATACGAACTATTTCGATCTACTCCATAAGATCCAAGGTATTTCCAACGAATATTCTGACAGTTATTCTTCTATCAAGGTCCCTGATATTTTGATCTCAGAAATTCACGTAGCAGGTTGA
- a CDS encoding TldD/PmbA family protein codes for MNQSNIETLIHAGKKRKADFVEIYEEESRNSSISLRDQKIEQSLAATDYGIGIRLVYGTDVLYAYTSNDDQEHLLSLIQLLADSRGEVTNNSGTFTLPGDVSKYSFSKNIHDPRKVPPFRRLELLQTADHIARKVSSKIIQVGVSASDIVTNVLIANSEGLWVEDLRVRSRFFLSVTAENKGERFVASESPGALKGFEFFEGLAVEDIARKAGERALFMLDAGYIEGKKMPVVMGNGFGGVIFHEACGHPLETEAIRKKSSPFVGKMGEAIAQSCLTAYDDGTIEEQYGSLKIDDEGMPTQKTLLIENGILKAYLADRIGSMETGSARTGSGRRESYQYAPVSRMRNTYIEAGNDSLDEMFASVDFGLYAKRMGGGSVNPATGEFNFAVEEGYVIRNGKIAEPVRGATLIGKGHEILPKISMVGKDLELAAGTCGASSGSIPVTVGQPSLKVDEILVGGR; via the coding sequence ATGAATCAATCCAATATAGAAACCCTGATCCACGCGGGTAAAAAAAGAAAAGCGGACTTTGTAGAAATTTATGAAGAAGAATCCAGAAATTCTTCTATCTCACTCAGAGACCAAAAAATAGAACAATCGCTTGCTGCAACTGATTATGGGATTGGTATCCGATTGGTCTACGGAACCGATGTATTATATGCTTATACAAGTAATGATGACCAAGAACATTTACTTTCTTTAATACAACTCTTAGCAGATTCGCGCGGAGAAGTGACAAATAATTCCGGAACATTTACTCTTCCTGGAGACGTATCTAAATATTCTTTCTCTAAAAATATACATGACCCTAGAAAAGTTCCTCCATTTAGAAGATTGGAACTCCTACAAACAGCGGATCATATCGCAAGAAAAGTATCTTCTAAGATCATACAAGTAGGTGTAAGCGCATCCGACATCGTAACAAATGTTTTAATCGCAAACTCGGAAGGACTCTGGGTAGAAGATCTTCGAGTCAGAAGTAGATTTTTTCTTTCTGTAACCGCAGAGAATAAGGGAGAAAGATTCGTGGCGAGTGAGTCTCCCGGAGCTCTAAAAGGGTTCGAGTTTTTTGAAGGATTAGCTGTGGAAGATATCGCAAGAAAAGCAGGAGAAAGGGCTCTTTTCATGCTGGATGCAGGATATATAGAAGGTAAAAAAATGCCTGTGGTCATGGGAAACGGTTTTGGTGGAGTGATTTTCCACGAAGCTTGTGGCCATCCTTTGGAAACTGAAGCAATTCGCAAAAAATCTTCTCCATTTGTTGGCAAAATGGGAGAAGCAATCGCGCAATCCTGTCTCACTGCTTATGACGACGGAACCATCGAAGAACAATACGGTTCTTTAAAGATAGACGATGAGGGAATGCCTACACAAAAAACTCTCCTGATAGAAAACGGAATTTTAAAAGCTTATCTTGCTGATAGAATCGGATCTATGGAAACAGGATCTGCTAGAACTGGAAGTGGTAGAAGAGAATCCTATCAATACGCGCCGGTTTCTAGAATGAGAAACACCTATATAGAAGCAGGGAATGATTCTTTAGATGAGATGTTTGCTTCTGTGGATTTTGGACTTTATGCAAAAAGAATGGGTGGTGGTTCAGTGAACCCAGCAACTGGGGAATTCAATTTTGCGGTCGAAGAAGGTTATGTGATCCGTAACGGAAAGATTGCGGAACCTGTAAGAGGAGCGACTCTGATAGGGAAAGGTCATGAGATTCTTCCTAAAATATCTATGGTTGGAAAAGACTTGGAATTGGCTGCAGGGACTTGCGGTGCTTCTTCCGGATCTATTCCAGTAACTGTAGGACAACCTTCCCTTAAAGTGGATGAGATCCTAGTGGGGGGAAGATAA
- a CDS encoding HIT family protein yields the protein MAQKTLVVSPDCPICAVLRGAKIPGLIHQNSSFIIRHAPEDKKIPGYLYIEPISHREKYSDWDPKEFKDLGETLKFATDWIEKKYSPPKIYTVLVAEKVAHMHFHLVPRYEEIKGPDYIRLALEGLASAPVGISFPKFE from the coding sequence ATGGCCCAAAAAACATTAGTAGTATCTCCAGATTGCCCTATTTGTGCAGTGTTGCGCGGTGCAAAGATACCGGGTTTAATTCACCAAAACTCTTCTTTTATCATTCGACATGCACCTGAGGATAAAAAAATCCCAGGTTATCTGTATATAGAACCAATTTCCCATAGAGAAAAATATTCAGACTGGGACCCTAAAGAATTCAAGGACTTAGGAGAGACACTTAAATTTGCAACTGATTGGATAGAGAAAAAATATTCTCCACCAAAAATCTATACAGTCTTGGTAGCAGAAAAAGTAGCTCATATGCATTTTCATTTGGTTCCTAGATACGAAGAGATCAAAGGACCGGATTACATTCGATTAGCATTAGAAGGTTTGGCCTCGGCTCCGGTCGGGATATCATTCCCTAAATTCGAATGA
- the recA gene encoding recombinase RecA, which produces MKKQKEEAQGLDDSKRQAIDQAMTQIEKQFGKGSIMRLGSASASVVAPVIPTGSLDLDIALGIGGYPLGRIVEIYGPESSGKTTLTLSAIAECQKRGGVAAFIDAEHALDPAYAKKLGVNLEELLVSQPDNGEEALEICESLVRSNAIDIVVLDSVAALVPKAEIEGDMGDSHMGLQARLMSQALRKLTGTISKSKTVVIFINQIRMKIGVMFGSPETTTGGNALKFYSTVRLDIRKIETLKEKEEATGNRVRVKVVKNKMAPPFRQAEFDIIFNTGISRESSLVDLGVKHDIISKSGAWYSYNTEKIGQGKEAAKEYLKSNPEIAFQVENMVRDLNGLPPLAPDGKLPPAPPSEEVQKAAG; this is translated from the coding sequence ATGAAAAAGCAAAAAGAAGAAGCACAGGGTTTGGATGATTCCAAACGCCAGGCCATAGACCAGGCAATGACCCAAATCGAAAAACAGTTCGGTAAGGGCTCCATTATGCGCTTAGGATCTGCTTCCGCAAGCGTAGTCGCCCCTGTTATTCCTACAGGATCCTTGGATCTAGATATCGCATTAGGAATTGGTGGTTATCCATTAGGAAGGATTGTAGAGATCTACGGTCCGGAATCTTCCGGTAAGACTACTCTTACACTTTCAGCAATTGCGGAATGCCAGAAAAGAGGTGGAGTTGCAGCGTTTATAGATGCGGAACACGCACTGGACCCTGCTTATGCTAAAAAGTTAGGAGTTAATTTAGAGGAACTATTAGTTTCTCAACCGGATAACGGAGAGGAAGCATTAGAAATTTGTGAATCTCTAGTCCGAAGTAATGCAATTGATATAGTAGTCTTAGACTCTGTTGCTGCACTAGTTCCTAAAGCAGAGATCGAAGGTGATATGGGAGATTCCCATATGGGTCTGCAAGCAAGACTTATGTCCCAAGCTCTTCGTAAACTGACTGGAACCATTTCTAAGTCAAAAACTGTTGTTATCTTCATCAACCAGATCCGTATGAAGATTGGTGTTATGTTCGGTTCTCCTGAAACTACCACTGGTGGAAACGCATTAAAGTTTTATAGTACGGTTCGTTTAGATATCCGTAAAATAGAAACACTTAAAGAGAAGGAAGAAGCCACTGGGAATAGGGTGCGTGTAAAAGTTGTAAAAAACAAAATGGCCCCACCTTTCCGTCAGGCGGAATTCGACATAATCTTTAATACAGGAATCAGCCGAGAAAGTTCTCTCGTTGACTTAGGGGTAAAACACGACATTATTAGCAAATCCGGAGCCTGGTATTCCTATAATACGGAAAAGATAGGCCAAGGAAAAGAAGCAGCTAAAGAATATCTGAAATCAAATCCAGAGATCGCCTTCCAAGTAGAAAATATGGTAAGGGATCTGAACGGATTGCCCCCTTTAGCACCTGACGGTAAACTACCTCCTGCTCCGCCGTCGGAAGAAGTCCAAAAAGCAGCAGGCTAA